DNA sequence from the Penicillium psychrofluorescens genome assembly, chromosome: 3 genome:
ATACATCCATGTCCACAGTAGTTCCCGTTCTATACTTCGCCCGATAAGATAAGCCCGCACAGACCACCGCTTGAGAAATTTCCTTCCGCTTCATCGATCAACCTCGACTGGACAGTCGACACACTGTATTTTCCTGGCTTCAATTGCCAATACTAGCGACCCTCCAGCAGAGGCAATGGCCGACTCTGCGGCTACACCGACCAAGCCCGTCCACACTATCGTGCTGGACGCTGGCCCCATCCTGAAAAATTCCCCGCCGCTCTCAACCCTGCTCGCTCAGTGCGAGGAACTCATCACCACCCCCTCCGTGGTCAGCGAGATCCGTGATCCCGATGCTCGCACCCGTGTCGAAACCCTCTATCTGCCCTTCTTGAAGCAGCGAACTCCCACCCCGAACAGCTTCAATATCATCAGCGAATTCGCCCGCAAAACTGGTGACCGCGCGGTGCTGAGCCGAACCGATGTGGAAGTGCTGGCGTTGGCCTATGAGATCGAGTGCGAGCGTAACGGAGGGGACTGGAGGCTAAGAAGCGTTCCCGGCCAGAAGAGGGTTAATGGAAGACCGCCggtcaaggaggaggagcagacggaggagaaggatgacAGTGCAGTGGAGACTATTACAGAGGGCGTGAAAGAAGCCGCGATCGCAGACAACGAAGTAGATGCTCCGACGAATGAGGAGTCTACATCGCACGAGAAAGGCCCTGAAACGGCCCAGGATGATAATGATCTCGACGCgcaggaggaggacggcTCTGATTCGGACGGCGGCGAGTGGATTACACCCTCCAActacaagaagaaactggCTCATGACGAGGCTGGCGGCGCGACGTCTTCTGCATCGGAAGTGAAGACCATGCAGGTTGTGACCATGACCACCGATTTCGCGGTAAGCAAAGTCTAGCATTGCAGTTTGAGTCTCTACTAATTCTCCATCCAGTGTCAAAACGTCCTGCTGCAGATGAACCTCAACCTCCTATCCACCACCACGCTCCTAAGAATCCAACACCTTAAATCTTTCATCAAGCGCTGTCACGCCTGTttcttcaccaccaaggaTATGAATAAGCAATTCTGCCCCCGATGCGGTAAAGACACGCTCACCCGTGTCTCGTGCACCACGACCGCCAACGGCCAGTTCACAATGCatctgaagaagaacatgcaATGGAACAACCGCGGCAACCGCTACAGCGTCCCCAAGCCCATTGCAGGCAACGCGAGCGGCAAATGGaaaggcggcggcgggaaggGCGGTTGGGGCACGGAGCTTGTCCTCGCCGAGGATCAGAA
Encoded proteins:
- a CDS encoding uncharacterized protein (ID:PFLUO_005610-T1.cds;~source:funannotate); its protein translation is MADSAATPTKPVHTIVLDAGPILKNSPPLSTLLAQCEELITTPSVVSEIRDPDARTRVETLYLPFLKQRTPTPNSFNIISEFARKTGDRAVLSRTDVEVLALAYEIECERNGGDWRLRSVPGQKRVNGRPPVKEEEQTEEKDDSAVETITEGVKEAAIADNEVDAPTNEESTSHEKGPETAQDDNDLDAQEEDGSDSDGGEWITPSNYKKKLAHDEAGGATSSASEVKTMQVVTMTTDFACQNVLLQMNLNLLSTTTLLRIQHLKSFIKRCHACFFTTKDMNKQFCPRCGKDTLTRVSCTTTANGQFTMHLKKNMQWNNRGNRYSVPKPIAGNASGKWKGGGGKGGWGTELVLAEDQKEYVRSNAEEERRRRREHDLMDEDYLPGILTGERNKHAGRGRVGAGRNVNSRKR